AGTGGCTCCTTTGAAGAAACGTGGCAGTGCTGCCTCCAGCATCATGACAAagtcctccagctcttctgtcACCCCGACCAGCATGTATTCATTTACCAGGTTGTATTTGGCCTGCTCCAGAGCCCACTGGCTACCCACGTTCCTGCAAATATTGATTGTATGTTGTTAATTTTCTTAATATTCTGCTGAAATAATGCCAGTTCTGCTGGATGTAAAATATCCAAATCATTTgcaaagaacagaaataaagagcaggaagaaagtgacaaaagagcagcagaggagagctAAAGGATGCAGAGACAGTGACAGGAAAAATGATGAAGTGAGATGTGAAGAGAGTCAGGAGGaccagaggacagaggagaaagGCAGGAAGGAGTGGGGAAGAAAATGAGGTCGGTGGCAGGTGTTGTCATGGTCAGGAAATTAGATAATAAAAGGAGGAACTAGACTGTTTAAACCTATAAAGTGACTTTTTGGCAGAGCCtcattaaacacaacattagAAGACCGGCAGcacctttgaccttttgtcttcagtgtttatttaacATTTCCGAGGTGCTTTGCATTACTCTGATATAGTGCGTGCACCACTGTGAACCAAGTCCTAGAAAGTCAGACCTTCAGTCCCTGAACTGCCTTAGCGGGGTAGATGGTTAAATGACGTAGGGCAGAGTCAAGGAGAGATTAAGGAggttaagagagagagacactgatACACATCATCGTGCAGAGAGAACGGATCAAGGCCGAGACAGAGGGATATTGGAGACCTTGAGAAGATGAGCACAGTACAAGAAAAGGACTATAAGGTTTAATGTGGTGCATTATCAAACTATCCCTCCTGAGCCATCTGAACTGCCTGAGACAAGAAAAGGATAATGTAGATgatgttctgtgtttttgttatttgcaATAAATCCCACAGAAAAGACCAAATGCTTCGGCTATGCAGACTTATTAGTGGGATCAATTCTGTTTGGTCCTTTCATGGGATTTTCTCATGATACGAAAAACACAGATtatcacaaataaacagaaagttGAAATTAAAGATGAGCTAAATCAAGCTCTACCTCCTGTCATTTCTAATATCAATACAAAAGTACAAGAGAACCTAAAAAATCTTCGCTCTAAGCGGTGTTGTGTAAGCAGGATACATCATCAGGTGTTCGAGTACGCACCAGCATTCAGAGTAGTGACCACAGAAAAAGGGAATCTGGAGCCAGAGCTTCTCTGGGGCACAGTCTGAGCCGCCGGCTGATACGCATTCATCAAAtgtctgcaacacaaacacaaagcatgaGTATTTCTGAAGAAAGCACTTGTCAGTTTAGTCAAATCTGTCTTAAAACAATAGTCAGTAGTACATATAAGAACATTAGAACAGATTTTGATTGCTGGAGTCGTTCCTTCTGGGCATTAAGCTTCATGCACTTCTAAAAATAAGAGAAGGGACAAAATCCAGCAATCCAACAACGTATCCCAATGTTTATCTGACTTcagaagtgagtgtgtgtcctcacacagtcacagtatTTTTTGCAAGACTTTTTTGTTGCTATTTCCCCCATTGCCTCATAACAAAAAAACTCTCCAGGGAAATACAACAACAGAATTTTATACCAAAAATTCTGTAACTTTGGAGGACACACACTTGATTTGGCTGACTGAAAGTTTAGCGCCTTAttatctttaaataaatgttcGACTTTGTTTTTGCACAGAACGATGAACCGAAAACTTTGTGCCCTATCACTTCCATTTAAAGTGCATTAAGAGAGGATCAGTTAATAGCATGAACAATAggagtgattttgttttgttctggccACCTGACTATTTTAAGTCTGGCTCAAAAGATTGTGAACCTGatactttaaataaaagaatgagAGTATTCATGGATTTTAACCTTCTTGTCTCCTTGTTTCCTGCGTCTCAAGCCAGGCCGGTAGTCATCCCCGAAACGCAAAAAATAGTAATAGGACACCAGTCTTTCAATGGGGTCCCGGATCACATTTATGTAGATAGGCTTCCTCTTCACCCCAAACCTGAGACATGACAGTCATGGGATTGTAGTGCTCAACAGAATTGATGAATTGATGAATTATAAAGACATTCATAGCTAACAAGTTTAAGAGGTCAATAATGTGCTTTCTTCTTTATTCAGCCAAGTAATTTTGTGCTACATTGACATCATGAGCCTACACTGTGTAAGTGATGGTAAATGACCACAAGGTGGAGTCACCTGCACAAAACCACAACATGGTAAGTAAACTGTGAATAAACACGTCTGCCATTATGAGACAACTGCAGGACAACATATTTACTTGGTGAAGTCCAGGAAGGAGACGTGTCCATGGTAGAAAGCTGGCTTCATTTCCCTCCACTCAGTCACGTTCTTCACAAACCGCACCTTAAACAAagaatgattattattattattacaaaggATGAAAATCTCATTGTTAAGTACACACAGTTTACCAAATAGCGAATACTGAGAAAACATGAAAGGAGGAATTAATTTTAAACTTGTTGTCAGCTGTTGCTCTGACCTGGTCCTGCATGGACATGACTGGGTTGTTCTTGGTGGTGTTGATGTGCAGGACGTGGTAGTGGTTCTTCCCACACAGGTCGTAGGCGATGTTGGTGAAGGAGGTGCTGGCTGTCTTGGGCACGCGGTTGTAGATGATGACAACGTCATCTTCGCTGTCGGACAGTGTCAAGGCCGATGAGTCCCTTTCCCGAATACCATCCTGTGTGTGCCGCTGCTCAATCTCTCGAACTTCATGTCTGGCGATGGCTCGCTCTGCGGTTTAGACAGTTAGACAGAGGTGAGTTCAGGACATACAGATAAGGATTTTGTGTTGGTTtaacactgcagaaacaaataatgaaaaaatgtccTTCAGCACGTTACTCATTATACAAACTCCAACCAGCTCCAAAGGTGCTGCTCTGCAGCTGaacctgacctttgacctctctgTGGAGCAGAATAAGTGAATAGAAAACTTCTTGTAAAAAGTGCCCGAAAGTATTacataatattaaataataaggACATACAGCAAAAACATGAGCAATTAAACTTGTAGAAGTCACAAGGGctttcaaagcaaaaacatgatCATTTCAAACTCCCAGATTTTTGCTTATATACCGGACAGTAACATGTTTCATAACTATGCTCAAACAGCACTTAGCTGATGTACATTTAATATCACTGCTACAACATTAGACTTAAATATAAAGCCAGTTAACATGAACCACCCATTGTCCTTGTCAGAGGTAGCATTGCTGTGAGCGAGGCTTAACCATAACCTTATTAAAATggatttccatttcatttgaaCACTCGTCTCACACATCTCCTTTGGAGAGCAGACAGTGGAAACTCCTCTCCCGCGTCACACCAAGGACCAAGAATAATGTCAAACAGGAATATTAGTTAATCATTTTGTGAGCAGCCTATTTCACGCTGCGGTATCACCTCTCTCGTTCTCTAATCAGATTCAGCTTTAATATCAACCCCGTACCTTTACTTTCACTTATTTAACTGCAGAGTGAAGTGTCTGTGTGCTGCCATTTTagattaaataaatgtactgtCATGGCCTAGTACATCTTCGCACGCTTCAGACAGACCTTAGATAGTGTCAAACGATTTATCTGACCTAGTTTCCTCATCCTCGGAAAAAAACATCACGTAACAGGAATGAAAAGGTGAAGAGCAAGAGGTGACAAGCTGAGGGTTAGAGGTTGGCTACAGTTACTTGATCGCTAGCTGGACATTTGCAGGTTATCAGTACACTATAAATGAGGAGGGCAGAGGTTTAGGGGGGGTGACTGGTATTTCAAtccaaacactgcagaaaaagCCAGACCTCAGTGCCTCAGTGTGAATGGATTCAACACAAAGACGCCCAGGCCTTTGTTGCCCTCTGGCTTTTCTTGGTCTGAATTCGTCTCAGATTGACTGGTGTTGACAATGTCTCAGAGTGCTCTGCAGGAAGGATGgagtgagaagaagaagggtgtttatgtgtatgtgtgtgtgtgtatgtgtgtgtgtgagtgacggGAGGCAGCACAACACTGGAGCACCTAATACCCGTGGGAGCACTCAGTGGAGCCAGCGGGCTCCTAAAGCCCTGCCTAAAGCCCTGCCTGGCTACTGAGACACTGTTACAGCCTGGACTGCCCTGGACCAGCTTTAGACACTGGCATCTGGCACCGGAGGCCAATTAACATGTCATCTGTGAATCTGGCGCACTGTCTTTCATCTGTGTGAACACACGTGggctaagacacacacacacacacacacacacacacagaaatcctcTCACTGCCTCCTCTCTTACACCCTCCTGAGCAGCTGTTAATGTTCCACTCATCAAAGCTGGATCTGGTTACGGACGGAGCCGCACCTCTTCCACACGCTCACAACTGGTGTTATGGGCTGGTGGCAGGGAGACATGCCAGGTGGTTGTAATGGCTGAaggctgtcagcagcagaacaacTGTAATGGAGACATTCATTCACGCATCCATCCAAAGCATGCATtatccaacaacaacagcaataacagtTGCTATGCTGGAACTTTATGGCTAGGGCTCAAATGTCCTTTTGGCATTATTTTTATAATGAAGtcaaaggagacagagagactaaGACATTCAAAAAAGAAGTCAGAACGCAACCTGTGACAATATAAGTTATAAATATTAGGATGCTTTAGTCTGA
This portion of the Scatophagus argus isolate fScaArg1 chromosome 13, fScaArg1.pri, whole genome shotgun sequence genome encodes:
- the hs2st1a gene encoding heparan sulfate 2-O-sulfotransferase 1, with amino-acid sequence MGLLRVMMPPKLQLLALLAFAVAMFFLENQIQKLEESRGKLERAIARHEVREIEQRHTQDGIRERDSSALTLSDSEDDVVIIYNRVPKTASTSFTNIAYDLCGKNHYHVLHINTTKNNPVMSMQDQVRFVKNVTEWREMKPAFYHGHVSFLDFTKFGVKRKPIYINVIRDPIERLVSYYYFLRFGDDYRPGLRRRKQGDKKTFDECVSAGGSDCAPEKLWLQIPFFCGHYSECWNVGSQWALEQAKYNLVNEYMLVGVTEELEDFVMMLEAALPRFFKGATELYKTGKKSHLRKTSEKKPPTKESIAKLQQSAIWKMENEFYEFALEQFQFVRAHAVREKDGELYLLAQNFFYEKIYPKN